From a single Nicotiana tomentosiformis chromosome 2, ASM39032v3, whole genome shotgun sequence genomic region:
- the LOC138905593 gene encoding uncharacterized protein, with protein MKRFYPLVSSKLPQSSSSSLIAISVKENLNKLVEQPQSSKKQRQGIDLDSLKTDPKERLPIRDFHPNERDEIRRGPCQPRYHKFLQRDFSGLKRCFNPKWFKRYYNWLEYSVIEDEAYCLYCYLFQDEGIHQGGGDVFSSLGFKSWHKKNRLDMHGSSSIHNQAIQSTKLEYKIRLKASIEVVRLLLNQGLAFRGHREDGSSLNKGLVDLSETLVKTKKHLNYPFVFRLMKFALLLPVATATVERTFSAMKLIKSELQNRMNDEFMSGCLVPYVERKIFNTISDETIMNTFQEMKTRRGQL; from the exons ATGAAGAGATTTTATCCTCTGGTATCTTCCAAGTTGCCACAATCAAGTTCATCCTCTCTAATTGCTATTTCCGTGAAAGAAAATTTGAACAAATTAGTAGAACAACCTCAATCCTCTAAAAAACAAAGACAAGGAATAGATCTCGATTCTTTAAAGACTGATCCAAAAGAGAGATTACCCATTAGAGACTTTCATCCAAATGAGCGTGATGAGATTAGAAGAGGACCTTGCCAACCCCGATATCATAAGTTTCTTCAAAGAGATTTTTCGGGCTTAAAGCGCTGTTTCAATCCTAAATGGTTTAAAAGATATTATAATTGGTTGGAGTATAGTGTGATAGAAGATGAAGCTTATTGTTTGTATTGTTACTTATTTCAAGATGAAGGCATTCATCAAGGTGGAGGTGATGTATTTTCAAGTTTAGGATTTAAGAGTTGGCACAAAAAGAACAGATTAGATATGCATGGGTCGAGCAGTATTCATAATCag GCAATCCAGTCAACCAAGCTCGAATACAAAATTCGCTTGAAGGCTTCAATTGAGGTGGTAAGACTCCTATTGAATCAAGGATTGGCATTCCGTGGACATCGTGAAGATGGATCATCATTAAACAAGG GACTTGTTGATCTTTCTGAAACACTAGTTAAGACAAAGAAGCATTTGAATTATCCATTTGTGTTTCGCCTTATGAAATTTGCTTTGCTTCTACCTGTTGCCACTGCTACCGTTGAAAGAACTTTTTCGGCAATGAAGTTGATCAAGAGTGAATTGCAAAATCGAATGAATGACGAATTCATGAGCGGTTGCTTGGTACCTTAtgtagaaagaaaaatatttaacaCTATTTCTGATGAAACTATTATGAATACGTTTCAGGAAATGAAAACTCGTAGAGGACAgttataa